The DNA region ACATATTCTAGTGTACCTGACCTACCCACCTTAATGCTAAGTACAATTTTCTGTAGTCATTGGTCCCTCTACAACACCACATCTCACGACCTTTTGCGCAACCACTCTGGCTATGACTATATATGCCACAAGAACCATGCCGATAATGTGTATTGGGTTAGGACTCTCTATCGTACCCGCTACGCCAACCACTGCAGGCCCTTGGACTTTTCCGCATCTTTTTCTCCATGCTATCCATTCAAGGCAACAATCTCTTGGGGGTGCGTGGGTAGTAGGCGGCAAGGTGAACACTGGGAAGGTTGAGATACCACGCAACAACACGATCAAGACCAACTACAGCCGACACGTTAGCAGCCATACCAACAAACATGCTTACCGCCAAAGCAAGCGTAACCGGAGTCAGGAAACTTACTGCCTCCACCAGCGTGGGGTGGCGCTCCGACTTGACGGAACAGGTCAACGTATTCGCGAATGCCCGGGCTCTTAGGGTCGACACCCTTCGTGCGAAGGCGAGCTTCAAGCTCCACAGGATCGTGGATACGCTGACCACCGGACAGAATCTCTTGCCCTCTCATGAACATATCGTAAGCCAATGTGACCTTGGGATTAGTGGGATCCTCCTTAGCGTAGAAGGGGCGGGCATCAGATGGGAACTTGTCCAACACATAGAAGTCGGTGTTgtacttcttcttgatgagagCACCCAGAGCCTTCTCTTGGGGTGTGCTCATATCCTCGAAGTCGCTGACATTTCTGAATTCCTCtgggccttcttctctcaaGAGCTTTTGGCCCTCAGCAAAAGTCAAGCGGacctccttgccctcctcgggTAAGAGAAACTCCTCCGAGGGATATACCGACCGTACGAGAGCGATCTCATCTGCGCAAGTCTTCTTGATGGTGCGGAAGATGTGAAGGAGTACACCCTCAAGCATGTGCAAAGCTTCCTGGTAATCAGTCACCTCCATTTCCAAATCGAGACCTGTGAACTCGGTCATGTGTCTGGGTGTGTTGCTGTTCTCGGCTCTGAACACGGGCCCAACACAGAAGACACGCTTTCTTCCCGCAAGAACTTCGATCTGCTTGTAAAACTGTGGTGACTGGGCAAGGAAAGCCTCTTTCTCGAAATAAGGCAGGCAGAACACATTGGCACCACCTTCGGAGGCGGCAGCAATGAGGCAGGGAGGCTCAAACTCCTTGAAACCGTGCTCGCGCAGGTAAGAACGGAACAGGTGCTTCACCTCAACGCGGATGTCAGCAATGGCCTGCTGGACATAAGAGCGCTTGTGCATGACAATGTTGTCCAAATGCGTAAGCATCGAGGCGGCCGGAGGACCGGAGACCTCGCCAGAAATGCTCAGcttctcaacaccctccacaGGCGCTTCCGCGGGGGCCTCTTCATCGCTGAAGTTTGTGACAGCCTTGTTGGCTGTCGAGAGGGTCATGCCCAACATGGCGGGAGCAGAGGAAATGACAAAAAGCTTGGTCAAGTGGAGCTCGTACTTGGAGACACGGCAGCTCTTGACGGGCTCAAGAGGCTTCTCGACTGTGGCTTCAACAACCACGAAGGACTCAGGGTTAACTGATCCGATAAACTTGACCATTTGACGGCTCACTGAACCATCAGCGTTCGCCGCAACCACGCCCTGGATCGCCCAGTTGCCGGTTTCTCTCAGCTCAACAAAGGCCTGTGGTCTCGTCAGTATATCGTAATATCAAGAAAATAGAGAAACAAACCATCTTGGCGCCTTGCATTCTCGCATTCTGGAGAAATGCTCTAAGTTTGACCTTCTTGCCGAGATGCTCATCGTTGAGCGTTTTAAGACTGATCTCGGTGGCATCCTCGGACAGCTTGGTCTCATGAGTCTCTTGGCCATAATTGCCCGTGGCATGgtcctcagcagcagcagcgttgGCCTGAGCAGTAGCAGCAGCTCTCTCAGCGGCCCGCTTGGCTTTCTCGGCCTCTATACAACAGTGTTAGGTTAAGATATCTTTGTATATATGGAGAGTTGATCGGTGTGTGATAATCCATACCTTTCTTAGCCTTGGCCTCAGCCTTCTTCAGGGCCTTCTTGGAGGGGCCAGCatcctcaccagcaaccTCTGGGGTCTCAGCAGGAGGGGCGGGATTTGGCGTGGGTTCGGCCATTGTGAATAGTTGTCCAAAATCTACGAGATGGAGCTGAAGAGGTGATGGTTGCGTGAGGAATTGGGGTCTAAGTAACGAGATCAACGGCCTGCTTATAAGGGTGCAATGGCCGGGTGATTATGACTCGAAATTTGGCCGAACACCTGAGATGACTTTGACCGAGCGGCAAGCAGGTACAGGAAGGCGCCCTGGCTGTCTGGAGTTCCTTGGTGGGGTGATGAGGGGCAGTTGCATCCCCAGAATTTGTTATCTTATCTCGAACATCATATATAACCCCAACCCTGAGCTGATTGCCACTTTGAATGGCACGGGAAAGTCTTGAGGACGGATGCACGAAATTACGTCGCGTCCCAGCGTGGCCAACGGCGTCCTCAGCCGAATTATTCTTCAGCACATCGTGCAGAGTTAGCCTTTATACTTCACTATGGCTTCAAAACGCGATCACAGCGCCCTCTCGGCCAGTGACTACGATGATgcgccgccctcctcttctaaCAAACGTCGTCGCGGGCAGCCTGCTGCTAAGACCAAGCAGGTCGAAGTGAAAACTGACCCGACATACGGCCAGAGAACCGCTTTCCCGGGCCTAGATGACGATGGCAACGGCCAATTCAGCGACGAAGATCTTGAAACTGAGGAATGCGGCGACGCGCTCGCCTATTTGAAATCTGTTCGGTAAGCCTCCCTTGATACTTCTTCTCTctaccatcaccacaatTCAGCCATCGCTAAACAACCCACTATCACCTCAGCCACGTCAAACTGATATCGATGACCACATATGAAATGGTAAGCTAATGGGTAAGTAATCTCACAGACAAGAAGCCAGCCACGTCCCACACATTCTCGTCGCGCCGAAAGCAGGGCcccagctccctccccatttGCTATCTACAACAGCAAACAGTCACGATGCAGTCGACCGCAGTCTCTACGATGACGGCGTAGGCGATTCCCGAGGTTACTACCAAGACGGTGCCTACACCGCAGCCCCTGACCAATCACCTACCTCCAGCCAGCAAGAAGCCGGATTGCTGGCCTCAGCCGATGCTGAAGCCGAAAACAAGCGCGCCCTCAGCGAATCCTATTACGCCTCCCTTACCGAACAGTTTATCTCTCTTCGGGCCCTCCTTCACCAGGAACCACCCCAAGAACTTGTTGATGCCCTCGACAAAGACCATGGTATAGAAGTCGGCGCGTTTGGCCCAAAGTCTTGGACTTTCCGGGTGTGGACCAAACGAATCAGATACACAGACCCGTTCCCGGTTCAAATCGCAGCCTTGGACAGGCAGAGCGTTCTCAAGATTCTTCGTATAATTCTCGGTGGCAAGTTCATCCGCCGTGGTTATGAGCTGCGGGAAAGGACTAGTCGCTGGATTTGGGCTTTGCTTGCTCGTTTGCCTGACCGGGGTGTGCTTGACCACACCGAAGTTGGATGGGTGAGGGATCTAGGAAAAAGAGCTGTGCTCATGATGGTTAGTATCGCTCATATGGCTGCGTTGAGAGAAGAAGTGGACGAGGGCTTAGAGGGCGAGGAGTAtggcgacgaagaggacgaggaggaagaagagtacCCCGTGGACGAGGACATGGAATCGGAAAGTCATGAGGACATTTTTGTTGTCACCATACAGGACGACAAAGGAACCCTCGAGGTACCGCCAGCTAACCTTGTCGAGTctgctgaggaggcggaagatGGCGAAATGGACATGGACCTCGACGAAGGGGAGATCTCAGAtgaagacaacaacaaggatATCGGTGCTGACATTGCGGCAGCCAAGGCGCGCATGCTTGCCCAGCTTGAAGATATCCCAAAGTACGAGCAGGGCGTTCCCGCTGTTCAAGTGGAGAAGGTCTATGCTGACCAAGCGGATGAGCCGGTTTTTGAAGAGACGAGAGCCAGAATCAACATGCGGGCGACTTTGAATATGATTTTGACCGTAGCGGGTGAGCTTTATGGGCAAAGGGATTTGCTGGAGTTTCGGGACCCTTTCCCTTCTCTGTAGTTTTGCTAAGAAGGCATGATTTGTGAAGGGCGGGGTGCCCTGTATGTATGTTACTCAAACCCATTCATTGTTCTCATAGTAAGCAAGCCTACTGTTTATATAAATAATCAATCTTTAATAGTTACATGTCCGATGAGAAGCGGACAGGTCAAAACTACAAGCTGCCAGGAAGACTGCATAGAAGCAGTTGACTATTCTGGTgaatctctctctccagaTATAATGCAGGAAACAATAAACAGCCGCTATGTAAGGAAAGACTTGGTATACGCATCCATGAATGTACCCCCTTTTAAATTCCGTCAAGAACGCCATGCCCGTAAATGCAAATCGATCGCAATGTCTACCCTTCCCATgttttcttccccccccccccgaaATGTCTCAGCCGTTTCCATCTTCCCACTAACAATTACTCCCCCCTCGTCACACAAGCAAACGCAACCTCCCTAGTCTACTCAtcacccatcccctccaagaaGCTCGCCTCCTCAAAATCATTGCCGTCCACCAGCACCCGAACAGTATTCTCCTGcccagcggcagcagcaacagtacCCTCCCTACCCTTCTTTCCCCTCGGCACAGCCCACCTCCTATTTTCAAACCCCGCCGGCCCAAAACTCCTAGGGCTgacatccacatcctcccacGAGagcaccatcccctcctcctgctcctcgtcttcctccccaacaaagAACCTCTTCTTCGCATTGAGGTTCACCCTCTCCGTCGCCTCCACCGCAGAGGTAGCACTCCCATTGCTGTAAACCGACTCCTGCGATCCCGCCATCTCACAATCGTCCGCTCCAGCACCGTTAGATGGCTGGATCCCGAGCCCACCGACTTTGTGGATGCCGCTAAAAGGGAGGAGCTCCCtcattccaccaccaccagcagtgCTGACAGGAACTGTAGGGGTTGGGGTGATGGGAGCGGCGTTGTCTTCCCAGAGCTTGAAGGCAGAGTACTGCGCACCGGTCTTGTAGCCTTCCTGGACTGACTTGCGAACACGCATCCCGacgttgaggaggttggtttgCACTGGGGCAGGGAGGATGGGACCGTTGAGGGGCGTTTTGGTCGAttgggtggcggtgggggaattggaggaagagggggagaagaaggaggttatTTGACGTTGGTCAGGGTCGCTGGCGGCGCCGGCAAAGGGGCGCTTGGTTCGAGGGGCGGACATTTTGTGTAGCTTAGGGCCCCGGGGGGAAGGAAAGTTATGCGCTTTGATTGTTTTTCGAAGAGAGATGGTGTggtttggtgggtggttggttgcAATTGTCAATGCTCTTTCGAGGTTAAAGTGGGAGCGAGGAGAGCTTGGAGTGCGCAAGGAGGATTGATCGGTTGtcgtggtgatgatgacgaaaatggagagagggggaggctGGGCTGCTTGCTCATATGCTCGGTGGCGGCCCCAGGGTCCTGCAAATTTACCCAAGCAGGATTGGCGTGGGGTCCGGGGTAGTGGGTGGACTGCTGCAGAGAGTGGGCAGTCGCGCGCCCGTGTTTCGACGCGTAAATTGAATTTGGGGCACCAAGATTGGCTGCTTCAGTTTGCTTGGCGGTTTGGATTGTGCATGAAGGCTGCTTATCAAGGCCACCCCTTCCGTATGCCTTCAACTTGATCGAGCAGCTGGATGTAAACGAAAAGATTGGCAGGTAGAAAATTTGACAGGCACAGCCGGGCTTTTATTTAGATTCGATCAAACCGtcccgcctttttctttgtcAGAGGCCCGGCTCTACGAGTAAAAACCACCACAATTCGTTGCTGGACAGGACCATATATCTTTGTTGGACCGTTGGCAGCCACAGGCAGTCATGCGGGACATGCAGCCGCTAAGCAATCAGCCTTGCTCTCCCATGTAGAGATAGCTCTTGAAACATCTCCGTTGGCCTACAGTTACAGCAAGAGTTGCAAGAGCTTGTTGAAGCGATGGCCTCAAATTGGCCTGTGTCACCGATGAAACATATCCAAATACACATTTCAGGCGGCCATTAGGAACACCACATACGCCTACCCAGTAACGTTATTGCTAGAGTTGGTCACCACTTCACTACCAGGCGTACGAGGTTCATGATCATAAAACATAACCTTTGCTTCTCTTCATAATAGCAAAGCCGGACGTCGACTATCAACCGCAAACATGAAAACAGGCTAGCCAGAGTCAAATGCAGACACAGCACCTAAATCACTGAGGGGACTCGAAAATGCATGATGGAGCCTCTCCTGAATTCATAACAAAGCACAAAGATTCCTCCTCTACCTTGTCTACTGAACCAAGACTTTTGGCGATCCTCGATCTCGCATTCAGCGGCGACTGCCAACCACATCCCACCCGCAAAGGTAGATATTGGTCCCAAGCACGTGTAAAAACTGGCTTTGCGCTGATTGATCCCTCCCACGCAGTATAAACCTGCCCGTTACAGCAAAGACAACACGACGTCAGGAAAACGCAGCACACCGCAGGATGAAAGTCGAAGAAGGCGACCAAGACAAAAGTTTTCCAGACCCCCTAACGCCTTCCATGGTGCTGCGCGTGGTAGTTGGTGGATGTCCGCAAATGATTTTGATTGACGATCAAGAGTAATGTCTAGACGCCCCGACTGGAAGTAGCCGCAGATACCGAGATGATCCCATTTACCATGCCATTATgccgagaaaaagaaaacagctAACGAAGCCATCTACTTTCTGCGGAAAGAACAGCCCTCGGTGAGTCTGGCCTTACCACCGGTAGGCTGGCAGAGGACGGTCGTGCAGCCCTGGCAGATGACGACGGTCTGGGCGTGGGAGaagacggtggtgatggtgaagcaTCCGGGGCACTTGACGTCCATGAAAAAGGAGCGGGGGGCGGGCACAAGGGTCTGAACGCAGTGTTAGTATCAGCAGCGACGCGACCGAGCAGAACCTCTTGTCGGCAGCGTTGACAGAGATCCTAATCATAGTTTTGGGATGGACCACATACCTTGAGCTTGTGCTTGCGGGCCTCAGCAGCCgggctggggttgatgagatcAACGGCGAGAACCTTGAGAATCCATCCGTCAGCACCACATCATCGATAAGAATCCGTTATCCAGTGTTCTGCCCGTCCATGGTCCCATGGGCAATCGCGATGCCATGATGTGGtgtcgccctcctccaaaagatTTCCAGATGTCGATTCCATATCCAaatttctcctcctccttggcgtTATCGGCGGTGCAAAACCTTCGTCGTTCGGATGCGGGACCATGGTGGACGGGCAGAACCGAGCTCAATCGGGAAAATGGCTAGGTCTTACCATCTTGACTGATTTTTGAGAGTATTACTCTTGATGAATCGGACAACGAGccttgggtggtgatgagatctGGGGTGGTTTGGCGGCAGAATCTACGCTCGTTGTTGGCGGTTGCGGAGGGGATTTTCGAAGGCCCAGCTACTCGAGAGACCAAAGGCAAAATTTGGGTGCGTGAGCGGCAAATCGCAAAATTGGCCTTGGAGTTAGGGCTCGATCCGTGAGCCAATGAAATGCGCCGTACAGTGCGAGTGGGGCCTGCCTCCAACTCGGCAGAGAGCAAGAGGTCCATGGTGGGGTCCAGGCTACAAAGGCGGGGCGGGTCGTCACTTTGGGTACGTACTCGCTGGAGCTTACCTTGACAATAGGGGCGATGAATGAATGCTCCTTGTGAAGCATCAAGGCAGCAACAATACTGTACTGGCGACATTGGGTGACGACAACGGGATACAGGGCTGAATTTAGAAGCAACATTGACCGTAATCTATCTACAATTCAACAGAAAACCATTCACTAGAAGCACAGCACGAGAGCAACCTCAAACACATCCCTCAAGATGGCAGCTCCAATGGACCAGCGCATCGCCGTTCCCATCGACGACCCCAACGCCGACACAGAATGGTCAGTAAtacctcttcatcctcaccctaCAATCAACTAACCCCTATAAGGAATGAAATCCTCCGCAAACACAAAATCATCCCCGAAaagccaccctcccccacccccatgaTCCAAGAAGCCATCCTCGAAGCCCGCCGCCTCGCCCACGAAAACCGCCTCGAAGGCAAAGACCTCTCGGACCTCGATTCTctcgaagacgaagaagacgaagattTCCTTGAATCCTACCGCCAGAAACGCCTCCAGGAGCTATCGGCCCTCTCCAAAAAGTCCATCCACGGCTCTGTCTACCCCCTATCCAAGCCAGACTACCAACGCGACGTAACCGAAGCCTCCAACAACGGCCCCGTCTTCGTccacctcgcctcctccctctccaccaacgtCGAGTCCCGCGTTCTGGGCCAACTGTGGCGTCAGGCAGCAGAGGAATACGGTGACATCAAGTTCTGCGAGATGCCCGCTAACCGAGCGATCGAGGGGTACCCCGAGAAGAACTGCCCTACCATCTTGGTTTACAAAAACGGGGATATTGTCAAGCAGATTGTCACGCTTATGACGGTGGGTGGGCCAAGGATGAGCATGCTCGAGTTGGATAACCTATTGGTTGAAGTGGGGGCAGTGAAGGAGAATGACATGCGGGTGTTaaagcggaggagggaggcggaagatgccgaggaggagaggattgtCAACAAGGGGATCAAGAGCAGTTCTGATAGGAGGAAAcaggacgatgatgacgatgattgGGACTGAGCAAAGGAACGCCACATGGACCAGATGTGGTACTACGGCGGCATAATGTTGCCGGGTGAGTCATTCGGTGAGGGCAAGCAACACACGTATCGCATTTCGGCAAGCCGAAAAGGGGAACGGTGTGACTGGCATGTTCGTGTTCTCGTGGTGGCAATACATTGCTGATCAAGCTTTGCCTGGTAGAAACCGTGAAAGCTTAGAGCTTGTTGTCCACGTGTTCATCTGCCTGTCTAGGCCGGAGCAGCTCATGAGGTTGTATCTGTTTTTTTGCCATCCGGCTTGTTTCGGCGAAGCGCGGTTGCCGGTGGAACAACATGGTAGAGAAAGGCGGCCGGAAGTGCAAAAGCAACCGGCGATCGCCAATGTATACCAAAGTAATAATTCAAGCTGTATGATAGCCATAACTCAAACATTGGCGCCAGTGGGAGTGGAGTGTGAAAGAGCCGGTGGCTGGTGAACGACTACTCCAACATGGTGGCGAATATCGTCATGTCGAAAGTTACTCCATACGCCGGCCCTCAATGACATCAAGTCTTTACATCAAAATAGTCACATGTGAAAGCTCACCAGGGGTAATCATGTTTGAAACTCGTTCAATGGCGTATACACCGTGTACACCTCAACAAGACTGAAGCAAACCCCTAACTTGACGCAACGCTCTGTTCAATTTCGACGCTGCCAGCCTGGCTGTCAAAGCGCAGACCATAGACACACAATTCCACAAATGGTATGCGCAGCAAagacccccctctcctccaatATTACTTCCAGCAAAGAAtaaaagtattatattaacCCTTTGGCCCATCCCTAAAACCCAAGAGAAGAACAGCAAACCCCCCTTCGCTCACTCCTTAGACGCGCTTCAAGTCGGGGGATAATCTCATATAATGATGGTATGAATGAacttcccctctctctccctgcCTGCCTGGAACGCCATAGGTATCATTTGCGCCTTCACTACCCACCCctatcctcccccaccctaCAACTCCAGATTTGACAAACAGTGGAAACAAGCAAGCAACGCAACACGGATTGAAAGATGGACGCAACGGCGGTGTTATTTAAACAGCCTGTTGAATAGTAGCAAGGCGTTTAGCAGCAGCCTCGGCCGCAAATGCTGCCACGAACGGCGCCGCGACCTCATTGCCGCAGGCGGATATGTGAATGTGGTTATCGCCGCGGGCGGCGTACCCAAGTATCATgcggtgagggtggaaaGCGGTTGTCGCGATGGGTGTTAACTTGAGCCCGGCGGTGAAGCTAGTCGATGGTTCCAGACGCGACAACTCGTGGCCGTCAAAGTCGAAGACCTTGACCAAGTGGGCGGATGTGCCACTGTGAAAAAGAATTAGTAAAAATTCTTCAGATGGTTGTGATAtgcagaaaaagaaaacctaCACAGCAAACACAGGCAAATGCTCATGAGTGCTTGCCGTCCTGAGCACATCCTTCGTAGCCTGGAACACCTTCAGAGGATTCTCCATGCGAATATCCCATAACCGGACTTTGCCATTCCTGCTCGCCGACAGCAACTCGCGCTGTCCGCCACGCTGCATATGCACTGATCGCACCCACTGCCTGCTGTCATCCTTCCACTTGCGCACCATGCTCTCCTGCGGTCTGTTTCTCGTGTCAAAGACACGAATAGCGCCATCTCCAAACCCAGCAATGAAGATGTTGCCTGTCATCTGATCAGAAGTCAAAGATGTAACACAAGATCCGGAACGGGCTGGGATCTCATGCGAGCACATCTCGTGGCCTGCGTTCCATATCCGGATAACACGCTCGTCTCCTGCCACGAGGACCTGGCCATTGACCTGCTGCCAGTCAAAGACCATGCCTGAGTTGACATTGGACGGCACCATGTGCGTCAAGGCACGCCATGAAGAGGCAAGCTCAACACCTTCATCACTGTCGTAGTTCCGGTAGATGCGAATGACACCATCCGAAGACCCACTCATAAGAAGAGCCTGATCATCTTCATTGATGAACTTCATGTCCGAGATCTTCGACCCCTCAGGGTTGCCATTGGAGAAGTGACTCTTGCGGGTGCCATTCTTCCAATCCCAGACTGTTACCGTATTTCCATCATCTGCAACGGCAACATGGTCCTCGAATTGATGAAACGACATCTTGGCCGGCTGTGCGCCATTGTTGATGATACCGATCTGGTTGTTCCACTTGTGGGTGCCCGCCTGTGCTTTCTGGGGCTGTGTCTCTCTAAGAACAGCCTCATTGCGAGATCGACGCCAGAGTCGTTCATTGTACTCGTGACTGCCGGGCTCCTCGGCTTCAGCGAGCTTCATCTGCGGTTCCCGGAAATATTCCGTCGACCAGTCCAAGAATGTGCTCTCCAGGGGAAGCTTGGGCACCTCAGTCAAACTGCGCTCCCGATACCCTGCGCAAAGCGGTT from Podospora pseudoanserina strain CBS 124.78 chromosome 1, whole genome shotgun sequence includes:
- a CDS encoding hypothetical protein (EggNog:ENOG503NUP6; COG:J), which gives rise to MAEPTPNPAPPAETPEVAGEDAGPSKKALKKAEAKAKKEAEKAKRAAERAAATAQANAAAAEDHATGNYGQETHETKLSEDATEISLKTLNDEHLGKKVKLRAFLQNARMQGAKMAFVELRETGNWAIQGVVAANADGSVSRQMVKFIGSVNPESFVVVEATVEKPLEPVKSCRVSKYELHLTKLFVISSAPAMLGMTLSTANKAVTNFSDEEAPAEAPVEGVEKLSISGEVSGPPAASMLTHLDNIVMHKRSYVQQAIADIRVEVKHLFRSYLREHGFKEFEPPCLIAAASEGGANVFCLPYFEKEAFLAQSPQFYKQIEVLAGRKRVFCVGPVFRAENSNTPRHMTEFTGLDLEMEVTDYQEALHMLEGVLLHIFRTIKKTCADEIALVRSVYPSEEFLLPEEGKEVRLTFAEGQKLLREEGPEEFRNVSDFEDMSTPQEKALGALIKKKYNTDFYVLDKFPSDARPFYAKEDPTNPKVTLAYDMFMRGQEILSGGQRIHDPVELEARLRTKGVDPKSPGIREYVDLFRQVGAPPHAGGGIGLDRVVAWYLNLPSVHLAAYYPRTPKRLLP
- a CDS encoding hypothetical protein (EggNog:ENOG503P2W8; COG:S), which codes for MASKRDHSALSASDYDDAPPSSSNKRRRGQPAAKTKQVEVKTDPTYGQRTAFPGLDDDGNGQFSDEDLETEECGDALAYLKSVRQEASHVPHILVAPKAGPQLPPHLLSTTANSHDAVDRSLYDDGVGDSRGYYQDGAYTAAPDQSPTSSQQEAGLLASADAEAENKRALSESYYASLTEQFISLRALLHQEPPQELVDALDKDHGIEVGAFGPKSWTFRVWTKRIRYTDPFPVQIAALDRQSVLKILRIILGGKFIRRGYELRERTSRWIWALLARLPDRGVLDHTEVGWVRDLGKRAVLMMVSIAHMAALREEVDEGLEGEEYGDEEDEEEEEYPVDEDMESESHEDIFVVTIQDDKGTLEVPPANLVESAEEAEDGEMDMDLDEGEISDEDNNKDIGADIAAAKARMLAQLEDIPKYEQGVPAVQVEKVYADQADEPVFEETRARINMRATLNMILTVAGELYGQRDLLEFRDPFPSL
- a CDS encoding hypothetical protein (EggNog:ENOG503P5YJ; COG:S); the protein is MSAPRTKRPFAGAASDPDQRQITSFFSPSSSNSPTATQSTKTPLNGPILPAPVQTNLLNVGMRVRKSVQEGYKTGAQYSAFKLWEDNAAPITPTPTVPVSTAGGGGMRELLPFSGIHKVGGLGIQPSNGAGADDCEMAGSQESVYSNGSATSAVEATERVNLNAKKRFFVGEEDEEQEEGMVLSWEDVDVSPRSFGPAGFENRRWAVPRGKKGREGTVAAAAGQENTVRVLVDGNDFEEASFLEGMGDE
- the PLP2 gene encoding Proteolipid protein 2 (COG:T; EggNog:ENOG503NYDG; BUSCO:EOG09264873), coding for MAAPMDQRIAVPIDDPNADTEWNEILRKHKIIPEKPPSPTPMIQEAILEARRLAHENRLEGKDLSDLDSLEDEEDEDFLESYRQKRLQELSALSKKSIHGSVYPLSKPDYQRDVTEASNNGPVFVHLASSLSTNVESRVLGQLWRQAAEEYGDIKFCEMPANRAIEGYPEKNCPTILVYKNGDIVKQIVTLMTVGGPRMSMLELDNLLVEVGAVKENDMRVLKRRREAEDAEEERIVNKGIKSSSDRRKQDDDDDDWD